A region from the Sandaracinus amylolyticus genome encodes:
- a CDS encoding NADH-quinone oxidoreductase subunit D, translated as MEPFYEDEEHEGTLELPAEPMRINMGPSHPAMHGTIRMVLELDGETVMDLDIQPGYLHRGFEKSCERGNWTQVFPYADRLNYVSPMLCNVGFSLAVEKLAGLKVPERCTWYRMILGEISRITDHLTCNSATAMELGAFTPFLWCIKVRDWLWDVLEQETGARMTHSFGRIGGMAKEPTPHFKESVRAVLPQVDEVLLETESLLLKNRIFLDRTQGIGKLSKERALAWGVTGPVLRSTGVDYDVRKAHPYMFYDAVDFDVPVGHDGDNYDRFMVRFEEVRQSMKIIEQCLDKMPDKGPINADDPRFVLPEKLDVYNTIEATIAHFKIVMEGIKVPAGECYSFTEGGNGELGFFIVSDGSGTPYRVRCRPPCFYNLQACREMLIGDMVADIVPTFGSINMIGGECDR; from the coding sequence ATGGAGCCCTTCTACGAAGACGAGGAGCACGAGGGCACGCTCGAGCTGCCCGCCGAGCCCATGCGGATCAACATGGGCCCGTCGCACCCCGCGATGCACGGCACCATCCGCATGGTGCTCGAGCTCGACGGCGAGACGGTGATGGATCTCGACATCCAGCCGGGCTACCTGCACCGCGGCTTCGAGAAGAGCTGCGAGCGTGGCAACTGGACGCAGGTCTTCCCCTACGCGGATCGCCTCAACTACGTCTCGCCGATGCTCTGCAACGTGGGCTTCTCGCTCGCGGTGGAGAAGCTCGCCGGGCTCAAGGTGCCGGAGCGCTGCACCTGGTACCGGATGATCCTCGGCGAGATCTCGCGCATCACCGATCACCTCACGTGCAACAGCGCGACGGCGATGGAGCTCGGAGCGTTCACGCCCTTCCTGTGGTGCATCAAGGTGCGCGACTGGCTGTGGGACGTGCTCGAGCAGGAGACCGGCGCGCGCATGACCCACTCCTTCGGCCGCATCGGCGGCATGGCGAAGGAGCCCACGCCGCACTTCAAGGAGAGCGTCCGTGCGGTGCTGCCGCAGGTCGACGAGGTGCTCCTCGAGACCGAGTCGCTGCTGCTCAAGAACCGCATCTTCCTCGACCGCACCCAGGGCATCGGGAAGCTGAGCAAGGAGCGCGCGCTCGCGTGGGGCGTGACCGGCCCGGTGCTGCGCTCGACCGGCGTCGACTACGACGTGCGCAAGGCGCACCCGTACATGTTCTACGACGCCGTCGACTTCGACGTTCCGGTCGGCCACGACGGCGACAACTACGATCGATTCATGGTGCGCTTCGAGGAAGTGCGTCAGTCGATGAAGATCATCGAGCAGTGTCTCGACAAGATGCCGGACAAGGGTCCGATCAACGCCGACGACCCGCGCTTCGTGCTGCCCGAGAAGCTCGACGTGTACAACACGATCGAGGCGACCATCGCGCACTTCAAGATCGTGATGGAGGGCATCAAGGTGCCCGCCGGTGAGTGCTACTCGTTCACCGAGGGCGGCAACGGCGAGCTCGGCTTCTTCATCGTGAGCGACGGCTCGGGCACGCCCTATCGCGTGCGCTGCCGCCCGCCGTGCTTCTACAACCTGCAGGCGTGCCGCGAGATGCTGATCGGCGACATGGTGGCGGACATCGTGCCCACCTTCGGCTCGATCAACATGATCGGCGGCGAGTGCGACCGCTGA
- a CDS encoding NADH-quinone oxidoreductase subunit C: MSKKVLERLTAQFGDRILATSSHFGDDEAVVAPKDWLEVARFLRDDPECDMNHFVDVTCVDYPMREDLPRFDVLLFVRSLAKKHRVRIKTRVDEGGSVASLVPVWIGANWGEREAWDMFGVVFEGHPDPRRILMYDEFVGHPLRKDYPIEKTQPLVPYRDVEDIDKLPPFGPDEGQPWSRIDWQARIEGSDFQVSPAIGEQQGQRPALSKGIEYTELDDEAARTATE; encoded by the coding sequence ATGAGCAAGAAGGTGCTCGAGCGCCTCACGGCGCAGTTCGGTGACCGCATCCTCGCGACGAGCAGCCACTTCGGCGACGACGAGGCCGTGGTCGCGCCGAAGGACTGGCTCGAGGTCGCGCGCTTCCTGCGCGACGACCCCGAGTGCGACATGAACCACTTCGTCGACGTCACGTGCGTCGACTACCCGATGCGTGAGGACCTCCCGCGCTTCGACGTGCTGCTCTTCGTGCGCTCGCTCGCGAAGAAGCACCGCGTGCGCATCAAGACGCGCGTCGACGAGGGCGGCAGCGTCGCGTCGCTCGTGCCGGTGTGGATCGGCGCGAACTGGGGCGAGCGCGAGGCGTGGGACATGTTCGGCGTGGTCTTCGAGGGCCACCCCGATCCGCGCCGCATCCTGATGTACGACGAGTTCGTCGGGCACCCGCTCCGCAAGGACTACCCGATCGAGAAGACGCAGCCGCTGGTGCCCTACCGCGACGTGGAGGACATCGACAAGCTGCCGCCCTTCGGCCCCGACGAGGGCCAGCCGTGGTCGCGCATCGACTGGCAGGCGCGCATCGAGGGCAGCGACTTCCAGGTCTCGCCCGCCATCGGCGAGCAGCAGGGCCAGCGCCCCGCGCTCAGCAAGGGCATCGAGTACACCGAGCTCGACGACGAAGCGGCTCGTACCGCGACCGAGTAA
- a CDS encoding NADH-quinone oxidoreductase subunit A, which yields MFEVYFPVFLMLAIAVAIPSLLFILASTLGRKNPTPEKLIPYESGSATTGAQHVRLSVKFYLTAILFVVFDIEAVFLYPWAAQFRELGWFGLVEMLLFLLVLGVTLVYAWKKGALEWER from the coding sequence ATGTTCGAGGTCTATTTTCCCGTCTTCCTGATGCTCGCGATCGCAGTCGCGATCCCGTCGTTGCTGTTCATCCTGGCATCGACGCTCGGCAGGAAGAACCCCACGCCCGAGAAGCTGATCCCGTACGAGTCGGGCTCGGCGACCACCGGCGCTCAGCACGTACGCCTGAGCGTCAAGTTCTATCTCACCGCCATCCTCTTCGTCGTCTTCGACATCGAGGCGGTGTTCCTGTATCCGTGGGCGGCTCAGTTCCGCGAGCTCGGCTGGTTCGGGCTCGTGGAGATGCTGCTCTTCCTCCTCGTCCTCGGCGTGACCCTCGTCTACGCGTGGAAGAAGGGAGCGCTCGAATGGGAAAGGTAG
- a CDS encoding 4-hydroxyphenylacetate 3-hydroxylase family protein yields MKTAAEYVESLRARKLVLWVDGQRVPDPTRHPKVRPSIDTVAATYALAHDPDPTIRDLATPHSKLVDARVNRFTHLFTSDDDLRKKLELQRILGRLTGTCFQRCVGMDGLNATYIATHGRQGHDRFVRWLANVQREDLTLNGAMTDPKGDRSKRPSEQPDSFVRVVGRSAVGLVIRGAKIHQTGAANAHEILVMPGQSLRAGEEDFAIACAIPVDAPGVSMVLGRQPSDERRGGPDAGNARYGGQECVVIFEDVFVPRDRVFIDGDLEACNELLEAFAGFHRASYGGCKPGNLDALVGATALLAKKNGVRDASHVRDKLTQMVHLTETIHALGLAASTKTTKHRSGIHQVDAVLANVCKHHVTELPYEIVRLAEDLAGGLLATMPSVADLDHPELGPKLRHVMGDRERAKLLRLVEWMSYGSGAVPLRIECMHGAGSPQAQRVVIERRTDWDEKMRAARKLAGLDE; encoded by the coding sequence ATGAAGACCGCCGCGGAGTACGTCGAGTCGCTGCGCGCACGGAAGCTCGTCCTCTGGGTGGACGGGCAGCGCGTTCCGGATCCCACGCGCCACCCGAAGGTGCGCCCCTCGATCGACACCGTCGCCGCGACCTACGCGCTCGCGCACGATCCCGACCCGACGATCCGCGATCTCGCGACGCCGCACTCGAAGCTCGTCGACGCGCGCGTGAACCGCTTCACGCACCTCTTCACGAGCGACGACGACCTCCGGAAGAAGTTGGAGCTCCAACGAATCCTCGGTCGCCTCACCGGCACCTGCTTCCAGCGCTGCGTCGGCATGGACGGCCTCAACGCGACGTACATCGCGACCCACGGCCGCCAGGGGCACGACCGCTTCGTGCGCTGGCTCGCGAACGTGCAGCGCGAGGACCTCACGCTGAACGGCGCGATGACCGACCCGAAGGGCGATCGCAGCAAGCGCCCGAGCGAGCAGCCCGACTCGTTCGTGCGCGTCGTCGGGCGCAGCGCGGTCGGCCTCGTGATCCGCGGCGCGAAGATCCACCAGACCGGCGCGGCGAACGCGCACGAGATCCTCGTGATGCCCGGCCAGTCGCTGCGCGCGGGCGAAGAGGACTTCGCGATCGCGTGCGCGATCCCGGTGGACGCGCCGGGCGTGTCGATGGTGCTCGGCCGTCAGCCCAGCGACGAGCGACGCGGCGGCCCCGACGCGGGCAACGCGCGCTACGGCGGCCAGGAGTGCGTCGTGATCTTCGAGGACGTGTTCGTCCCGCGCGACCGCGTCTTCATCGACGGCGATCTCGAGGCGTGCAACGAGCTGCTCGAGGCGTTCGCCGGGTTCCACCGCGCCAGCTACGGCGGGTGCAAGCCGGGCAACCTCGACGCGCTCGTCGGCGCGACCGCGCTCCTCGCGAAGAAGAACGGCGTGCGCGACGCCTCGCACGTGCGCGACAAGCTCACCCAGATGGTCCACCTCACCGAGACCATCCACGCGCTCGGCCTCGCGGCCTCGACGAAGACGACGAAGCACCGCTCCGGGATCCACCAGGTCGACGCGGTGCTCGCGAACGTGTGCAAGCACCACGTGACCGAGCTGCCCTACGAGATCGTCCGGCTCGCCGAGGACCTCGCGGGCGGGCTGCTCGCGACGATGCCCTCGGTCGCCGATCTCGATCACCCCGAGCTCGGCCCGAAGCTCCGGCACGTGATGGGCGATCGCGAGCGCGCGAAGCTGCTCCGCCTCGTCGAGTGGATGAGCTACGGCTCGGGCGCGGTCCCGCTGCGCATCGAGTGCATGCACGGCGCGGGGTCGCCCCAGGCCCAGCGCGTCGTGATCGAGCGGCGCACCGACTGGGACGAGAAGATGCGCGCCGCCCGCAAGCTCGCCGGGCTCGACGAGTAG
- a CDS encoding PaaI family thioesterase has product MSTPLPPLDGHLFGPGQPCFGCGPDHPYGFHLTFAREGDEIVTRFTPGDRYQGPPGIMHGGLVSTLADEVAAWALIGLLGKFGFTASFDAKLHKAVRIGVPLEGRSVITRDARRIVDVAVRIVQDGADAFTGSFRFVVLDQGGAERMLGGPIPDAWKRFCR; this is encoded by the coding sequence ATGAGCACTCCTCTTCCGCCCCTCGACGGACATCTCTTCGGGCCCGGTCAGCCCTGCTTCGGCTGCGGGCCCGATCACCCGTACGGGTTCCACCTCACGTTCGCGCGCGAGGGCGACGAGATCGTCACGCGCTTCACGCCCGGGGATCGCTACCAGGGCCCGCCCGGCATCATGCACGGCGGGCTCGTCTCGACGCTCGCCGACGAGGTCGCCGCGTGGGCGCTGATCGGGCTGCTCGGCAAGTTCGGCTTCACCGCGTCGTTCGACGCGAAGCTGCACAAGGCCGTGCGCATCGGCGTCCCGCTCGAGGGCCGCTCGGTCATCACCCGCGACGCGCGCCGCATCGTCGACGTCGCGGTGCGCATCGTCCAGGACGGCGCCGACGCGTTCACCGGCAGCTTCCGCTTCGTGGTCCTCGACCAGGGCGGCGCCGAGCGGATGCTGGGCGGCCCGATCCCCGACGCGTGGAAGCGCTTCTGTCGCTGA